Proteins from a genomic interval of Dermacentor variabilis isolate Ectoservices chromosome 8, ASM5094787v1, whole genome shotgun sequence:
- the LOC142590647 gene encoding alpha-N-acetylgalactosaminide alpha-2,6-sialyltransferase 5-like: MVRLYRRFLVPATLWLACLLCTLQMLAAFVGHAEEASLKGEPSQTHRRLRPRHVGGEPEVRGRTYQRHRAEPLDARHRELHSERLRLNRLVRPHLVARRQIFSATSSQGGASHFLGYANEDAQLNFSCGSCALVGYSGHLLGSGLGDSVDASECVIRLGRSPSRGYDQDVGSRATFRLMHADTLLELLKGPQREKRLSSGPLTSDQLVVFGTPKKATPASLRARLESTGGPRLLSLRRSAEHAAAKSLAEHASTLGYQLSGAEPSTLWHAIKLTETIGCQSLNMFGVPEPKICKRHRNEPSRSRFWEYASSPQCVDGVDVGHNDNPLKPDPSHLSLVDRRALAGWLQSAQKPAIQFFAPTWSPSQPASVAAAAT, translated from the exons ATGGTTCGCCTGTACCGCCGCTTCTTGGTTCCGGCCACGCTCTGGCTGGCGTGCCTGCTGTGCACGCTTCAGATGCTGGCCGCCTTCGTCGGCCACGCGGAGGAGGCTTCCTTGAAGGGCGAGCCGTCCCAGACGCACCGCAGGCTGCGACCCCGGCACGTGGGGGGCGAGCCCGAGGTGCGCGGCCGCACCTACCAACGGCACAGGGCCGAACCGCTGGACGCCCGACACCGCGAGCTGCACTCGGAAAGGCTTCGACTCAACAGGCTTGTCCGACCACACCTGGTGGCCCGCAGGCAGATATTCA GCGCTACTTCCTCCCAAGGCGGGGCCTCGCACTTCCTGGGGTATGCAAACGAGGACGCTCAGCTCAACTTTAGctgcggcagctgcgctcttgtcggTTACTCCG GTCACCTCCTTGGCTCTGGTCTCGGAGACTCGGTCGACGCCTCGGAGTGCGTTATCCGCCTGGGCCGATCACCCAGTCGAGGCTACGACCAGGACGTGGGCAGCAGGGCTACGTTCCGCCTGATGCACGCTGACAC ACTCCTCGAACTACTGAAGGGACCCCAGCGAGAGAAGCGCCTGTCCAGCGGCCCGCTGACATCCGATCAGCTAGTGGTGTTCGGCACGCCAAAGAAGGCCACTCCTGCCTCACTACGAGCACGACTGGAGAGCACCGGTGGACCACGCTTGCTCAGCCTTCGCCGAAGCGCAGAGCATGCTGCCGCGAAGAGCCTCGCCGAGCACGCAAGCACACTAGG GTACCAACTTTCCGGAGCAGAGCCGTCAACCCTGTGGCACGCCATCAAACTCACAGAGACGATAGGTTGCCAGTCCTTGAACATGTTCGGAGTTCCTGAGCCCAAGATATGCAA GCGCCATCGTAACGAGCCTTCGCGTTCCCGCTTCTGGGAGTACGCGTCCTCGCCTCAGTGCGTGGACGGTGTCGACGTGGGCCACAACGACAACCCGCTGAAACCTGATCCCAGCCACCTAAGCCTGGTCGACCGTAGGGCGTTGGCTGGATGGCTGCAGTCCGCGCAAAAGCCTGCTATCCAATTCTTCGCGCCCACGTGGAGTCCCTCCCAACCTGCGTCTGTTGCTGCCGCTGCCACATGA